In the Pseudomonas orientalis genome, one interval contains:
- a CDS encoding TldD/PmbA family protein produces the protein MFEHHATLKKHFSALRTNAQFFSLRYVRESGRYLSVRKNVAEPPHLSHDEGAMLTVRLNGVEAYAATNDISLAGLQAALERAEQQARQISPHALLDLREQSVSSDVADYLSPDFDQPFPTLSDCYQLLGDESAAVPRDERLVSWDVSLGQTTVEQIYLNTAGAELRQAQRFVFPGVNVTAFDGNDSQTRTLGGSNFGQQGGFDVISRFGLTGAAPRVADEALQLLLAPNTPQGPRDLLLMPDQMILQIHESIGHPLELDRILGDERNYAGTSFVKASDFGHLQYGSPLLDVTFDPDIPEQLASYSHDDDGTRASKQFLIREGLLLKPLGGALSQFRANLPGVANSRACGWNRPPIDRMANLNIEPGDKNLAQLVGGIEHGILMSTNRSWSIDDARNKFQFGCEWGQLIENGELKGVVKNPNYRAISAQFWRKLSAVGDASTFKVLGTPNCGKGEPNQVIRVGHASPACVFSNVDVFGGDA, from the coding sequence ATGTTCGAACACCACGCCACGCTCAAGAAACACTTCAGTGCCCTGCGCACCAACGCCCAATTCTTCTCCCTGCGCTATGTCCGCGAATCCGGCCGCTATCTGTCGGTACGCAAGAACGTCGCCGAACCGCCCCACCTGAGCCATGACGAAGGCGCCATGCTCACCGTGCGCCTCAACGGCGTGGAAGCCTACGCCGCGACCAACGACATTTCCCTGGCCGGCCTGCAGGCCGCTCTTGAGCGCGCCGAGCAGCAAGCCCGGCAGATCTCGCCCCATGCCCTGCTCGACCTGCGCGAGCAATCGGTCTCCAGTGACGTTGCCGATTATCTGTCGCCCGATTTCGACCAACCCTTCCCCACCCTGAGCGACTGCTATCAGCTGCTCGGCGATGAGTCGGCGGCCGTGCCCAGGGACGAGCGCCTGGTGAGCTGGGACGTGAGTCTGGGCCAGACTACCGTCGAACAGATCTACCTCAATACGGCCGGCGCCGAACTGCGCCAGGCTCAGCGCTTTGTGTTCCCCGGCGTCAACGTCACAGCCTTCGATGGCAACGACAGCCAGACCCGCACCCTGGGCGGCAGCAACTTCGGCCAGCAAGGCGGCTTTGACGTGATCAGCCGCTTCGGCCTGACCGGCGCCGCACCGCGCGTGGCCGACGAAGCGTTGCAATTGCTGCTGGCACCGAACACGCCCCAGGGTCCGCGTGACCTGCTGCTGATGCCCGACCAGATGATCCTGCAGATCCACGAGTCCATCGGCCACCCGCTGGAGCTGGACCGCATCCTCGGCGACGAGCGCAACTACGCCGGCACCAGCTTTGTGAAAGCCAGCGACTTCGGTCACCTGCAATACGGTTCACCGCTGCTCGACGTGACCTTCGACCCGGACATCCCCGAACAGCTCGCCAGCTACAGCCATGACGATGACGGCACCCGCGCCAGCAAGCAGTTCCTGATCCGCGAAGGGCTGCTGCTCAAGCCGTTGGGCGGCGCGTTGTCGCAATTTCGCGCCAACCTGCCAGGCGTTGCCAACAGCCGTGCCTGCGGCTGGAACCGCCCGCCCATCGATCGCATGGCCAACCTGAATATCGAGCCCGGCGATAAAAACCTCGCGCAACTGGTGGGCGGTATTGAACACGGCATCCTGATGTCGACCAATCGTTCGTGGTCCATCGACGATGCGCGCAACAAGTTCCAGTTCGGGTGTGAGTGGGGCCAGTTGATCGAAAACGGCGAACTCAAGGGTGTGGTGAAGAACCCCAACTATCGCGCCATTTCCGCGCAGTTCTGGCGCAAGCTCAGCGCGGTCGGCGATGCCAGCACTTTCAAGGTATTGGGCACGCCGAACTGCGGCAAGGGCGAGCCCAACCAGGTGATCCGCGTCGGCCATGCGTCGCCGGCCTGCGTATTCAGTAACGTCGATGTATTCGGGGGAGACGCCTGA
- a CDS encoding TldD/PmbA family protein: MNNFKALVDWLKQAITDKEQFHLGYADESSEFVRFNHAQVRQAGQVQQASLNLKLINDGRHADLGITLSGAPDLDRQRLAGGLQQLRETLPLLPPDPYLLLNHNAWESHNEQLRPLPELAQVLQDISQAAEGVDLVGFYAAGPISRGFASSDGAFGWHQANSFNFDFSLFHANGEAVKASYAGHSWDSAEFARRVQQARDQLQFLGRPLHPLAPGQYRAYLAPAALEELISIITWGGFSAQAIASKGSSLQRLYAGEQQLSPLVTVTEQISGSLSQAFSTEGYPRSDVRLINAGMADGQLVNSRSAAEYGLNANGAGSDESPSALQMAAGNLAQADILRQLGTGLYISNLWYLNYSDLPAARLTGMTRFATFWVQDGEIKAPVSTMRFDDSVYSLLGSQLEALTAERELLLSASTYGQRNTASNLLPGALVKRLTLTL, from the coding sequence ATGAATAATTTCAAGGCACTGGTGGACTGGCTCAAGCAGGCCATCACCGACAAGGAGCAATTTCACCTCGGCTACGCGGATGAATCATCGGAGTTCGTGCGTTTCAACCACGCGCAGGTACGCCAGGCCGGCCAGGTGCAACAGGCCAGCCTGAACCTCAAGCTGATCAACGATGGCCGCCACGCCGACCTGGGCATCACCCTGTCCGGCGCGCCGGATCTGGATCGCCAGCGTCTGGCCGGCGGCCTGCAACAGCTGCGTGAAACCTTGCCGTTGCTGCCGCCGGACCCGTATCTGTTGCTGAATCACAACGCCTGGGAAAGCCACAATGAACAACTGCGGCCCCTGCCGGAGCTGGCCCAGGTGCTGCAAGACATCAGCCAGGCCGCCGAAGGCGTGGACCTGGTCGGTTTCTATGCCGCCGGCCCCATCAGCCGTGGCTTTGCCAGCTCCGATGGGGCGTTCGGCTGGCACCAGGCCAATAGCTTCAACTTCGACTTCAGCCTGTTCCACGCCAATGGCGAAGCGGTCAAGGCCAGCTATGCCGGGCACAGCTGGGACAGCGCCGAGTTCGCCCGACGCGTCCAGCAGGCCCGCGATCAGCTCCAATTTTTGGGCCGGCCACTGCACCCGCTGGCGCCCGGACAGTACCGCGCCTACCTCGCGCCGGCAGCACTCGAAGAACTCATCAGCATCATTACCTGGGGCGGTTTTTCCGCGCAGGCCATCGCCAGCAAAGGCAGCTCGCTGCAACGCCTGTATGCCGGCGAACAACAGCTGAGCCCGCTGGTGACGGTGACCGAGCAGATCAGCGGTTCACTGAGCCAGGCCTTTTCCACCGAAGGCTACCCGCGCAGCGATGTCAGGTTGATCAATGCCGGCATGGCCGATGGCCAACTGGTCAACTCGCGCAGCGCCGCCGAATACGGCCTGAACGCCAACGGCGCCGGCAGCGACGAGTCCCCCAGCGCCCTGCAGATGGCCGCCGGCAACCTGGCCCAGGCCGATATCCTCAGGCAATTGGGCACCGGGCTGTACATCAGCAACCTGTGGTACCTGAACTACTCCGACCTGCCGGCGGCGCGCCTGACCGGCATGACCCGCTTCGCCACGTTCTGGGTGCAAGACGGCGAGATCAAGGCCCCGGTCAGCACCATGCGCTTTGATGACAGTGTGTACAGCCTGCTGGGCTCACAGCTGGAAGCGTTGACGGCCGAGCGAGAGCTGCTGCTGTCGGCCAGTACCTATGGGCAGCGCAACACCGCGTCGAATCTGCTGCCAGGCGCCCTGGTCAAACGCCTGACCCTCACCCTCTAA
- the betA gene encoding choline dehydrogenase has product MSQEYDYIIVGAGSAGNTLATRLTEDEGVTVLLLEAGGPDYRLDFRTQMPAALAFPLQGRRYNWAYETDPEPHMDGRRMECGRGKGLGGSSLINGMCYIRGNAMDYDNWSKLPGLEDWSYLDCLPYFRKAETRDIGPNDYHGGDGPVSVTTPKAGNNPLFHAMVEAGVQAGYPRTEDLNGYQQEGFGPMDRTVTPNGRRASTARGYLDTAKKRSTLTIVTHALTDKVLFEGKRAVGVRYLIGAAEERVEARARKEVLVCSGAIASPQLLQRSGVGPAKLLESLDIPVVHDLPGVGENLQDHLELYLQYACTQPVSLYPSLLWYNQPAIGAEWLFNGTGIGASNQFEAGGFIRSRPEFEWPNIQYHFLPVAINYNGSNGVKEHGFQAHMGSMRSPSRGRVQLKSKNPRDYPSILFNYMATEQDWQEFRDGIRLTREIMQQPALDPYRGREISPGIEVQTDEQLDKFIREHAETAFHPSCSCKMGADEMAVVDGEGRVHGMQGLRVVDASIMPIITTGNLNAPTIMIAEKIADKIRGRQPLPRSTADYYVAGDAPVRGKPMREIAQ; this is encoded by the coding sequence ATGTCCCAAGAATACGACTACATCATTGTGGGTGCCGGCTCCGCCGGTAACACCCTGGCGACCCGTCTGACCGAAGACGAAGGCGTCACCGTCCTGTTGCTGGAAGCCGGTGGCCCGGACTACCGCCTCGACTTCCGTACCCAGATGCCGGCCGCCCTGGCGTTCCCGCTGCAGGGCCGTCGCTACAACTGGGCCTACGAAACCGATCCGGAGCCACACATGGACGGTCGCCGCATGGAATGTGGGCGCGGCAAGGGCCTGGGCGGTTCTTCGCTGATCAACGGCATGTGCTACATCCGCGGCAACGCCATGGACTACGACAACTGGTCGAAGCTGCCGGGTCTGGAAGACTGGAGCTACCTGGACTGCCTGCCGTATTTCCGCAAGGCCGAAACCCGCGACATCGGCCCCAACGATTACCACGGCGGCGACGGCCCGGTCAGCGTGACCACGCCGAAAGCGGGCAATAATCCGCTGTTCCACGCCATGGTCGAAGCCGGCGTGCAGGCCGGTTACCCGCGTACCGAAGACTTGAACGGTTACCAGCAGGAAGGCTTCGGCCCGATGGACCGTACCGTCACGCCGAACGGCCGTCGTGCCAGCACCGCGCGCGGTTATCTGGACACGGCTAAAAAGCGTTCGACCCTGACCATCGTCACCCACGCCCTCACCGACAAAGTGTTGTTTGAAGGCAAGCGTGCCGTTGGCGTGCGTTACCTGATCGGCGCCGCCGAAGAGCGTGTTGAAGCCCGCGCCCGTAAAGAAGTGCTGGTGTGCAGCGGCGCCATTGCCTCGCCGCAATTGCTGCAACGTTCCGGCGTCGGTCCGGCGAAACTGCTGGAAAGCCTCGACATCCCGGTGGTCCACGACCTGCCGGGCGTCGGCGAAAACCTGCAGGATCACCTTGAGCTGTACCTGCAATACGCCTGCACCCAGCCGGTGTCGCTGTACCCTTCGCTGCTCTGGTACAACCAGCCGGCCATTGGTGCCGAATGGCTGTTCAATGGCACCGGCATCGGCGCCAGCAACCAGTTCGAGGCCGGCGGCTTTATCCGTTCGCGTCCGGAATTCGAATGGCCGAACATCCAGTACCACTTCCTGCCGGTCGCGATTAACTACAACGGCAGCAACGGTGTGAAAGAGCACGGTTTCCAGGCACACATGGGTTCCATGCGTTCGCCAAGCCGTGGTCGCGTGCAACTGAAGTCGAAGAACCCACGGGACTACCCGAGCATCCTCTTCAACTACATGGCCACCGAACAGGACTGGCAGGAATTTCGCGACGGCATCCGCCTGACCCGGGAAATCATGCAGCAGCCGGCGCTGGACCCGTACCGTGGCCGCGAAATAAGCCCGGGGATTGAAGTGCAAACCGATGAGCAACTGGACAAGTTCATCCGCGAGCACGCCGAGACCGCGTTCCACCCGTCCTGCTCGTGCAAGATGGGCGCTGACGAGATGGCAGTGGTCGATGGCGAAGGCCGCGTGCACGGCATGCAGGGTTTGCGCGTGGTCGACGCGTCGATCATGCCGATCATCACCACCGGCAACCTGAACGCTCCCACGATCATGATCGCCGAGAAAATCGCCGACAAGATTCGTGGCCGCCAGCCACTGCCGCGCAGCACCGCCGACTACTACGTGGCCGGCGATGCACCGGTGCGTGGCAAGCCGATGCGTGAAATTGCGCAGTAA
- a CDS encoding BCCT family transporter — protein sequence MFYTSTALILLLTAILIIAPQEAGRMLGVAQAWLSKSFGWYYMVVIAAYLVFVVGLAFSSYGKLKLGSKDDTPDFSYGAWAGMLFSSGIGISLLYFGASEPLDHYFNPPEGAAASNGAARQALQLTFLHWGLHGWAIYALVGLAVAYFAYRHNQPLALRSALYPLVGERWVKGAAGHAVDGFGMFVTLLGLVTNLGIGSMQVSSGLENLFGMAHSNTNLLIVIIVMSTVATIAAVSGVENGIRRLSNLNIVLFSGLLIFVLLFGPTLHLLNGLVQNTGDYLNGIVLKTFDLYVYEGDGAKTERWMGLWTLFYWAWWISWAPFVGMFIARISRGRTVRELVAGVLLIPLGFTLAWLSIFGNSALDLVLNHGAVELGKTALEQPSMAIYQLLEHYPASKVVIGVSIFVGFVLFLTPADSGAVMMANLSCTGGNVDEDAPHWLRIFWSAVITLVTIGLLFAGNFEAMQTMVVLAGLPFSVVLICFMFGLHKAMRQDVAIEQEQAQLAERGRRGFSERLTALDLQPSQGTVQRFMDKHVTPALEEAAVALREQGLEVQTLLGKSRRCIGVRIEMEEGNPFVYEVSLDAYSSAPNDLPEEERTRYYRAEVYLHNGPQEYDLMGFTQEQITRDVLDQFESHRQLLGRVYS from the coding sequence GTGTTCTACACCTCCACCGCCTTGATTCTGTTGTTGACCGCCATTCTGATCATCGCCCCGCAGGAGGCCGGGCGCATGCTCGGCGTCGCCCAGGCCTGGCTGTCGAAAAGCTTCGGCTGGTACTACATGGTGGTCATCGCCGCCTACCTGGTGTTTGTGGTCGGCTTGGCGTTTTCGTCCTATGGCAAATTGAAACTGGGCAGCAAGGACGACACCCCGGACTTCAGCTACGGCGCCTGGGCCGGCATGCTGTTCTCGTCGGGTATCGGCATTTCGCTGCTGTACTTCGGCGCCTCCGAGCCGCTGGACCACTACTTCAACCCGCCCGAAGGCGCGGCGGCCAGCAACGGCGCGGCACGTCAGGCGCTGCAATTGACCTTCCTGCACTGGGGACTGCACGGCTGGGCGATCTATGCGCTGGTCGGCCTGGCCGTGGCGTACTTTGCGTACCGCCATAACCAGCCGCTGGCCTTGCGCTCGGCGCTGTACCCGCTGGTGGGCGAGCGCTGGGTAAAAGGCGCGGCCGGCCACGCGGTGGACGGTTTTGGTATGTTCGTGACCCTGCTCGGCCTGGTGACCAACCTGGGGATCGGTTCGATGCAGGTGTCGTCCGGGCTGGAAAACCTGTTCGGCATGGCGCACAGCAACACCAACCTGCTGATCGTGATCATCGTGATGAGCACGGTGGCGACCATCGCGGCGGTGTCGGGCGTGGAGAACGGCATTCGCCGCTTGTCCAACCTCAATATCGTGCTGTTCAGCGGCTTGCTGATCTTTGTGCTGCTGTTCGGTCCCACCCTGCACCTGCTCAACGGCCTGGTGCAGAACACGGGTGACTACCTCAACGGTATCGTGCTCAAGACCTTCGACCTGTACGTGTATGAAGGCGACGGCGCCAAGACCGAACGCTGGATGGGCCTGTGGACCCTGTTCTACTGGGCCTGGTGGATTTCCTGGGCGCCCTTCGTGGGCATGTTCATTGCGCGTATTTCCCGTGGGCGGACCGTGCGCGAACTGGTGGCCGGCGTGCTGCTGATTCCGCTGGGCTTCACCTTGGCGTGGTTGTCGATCTTCGGTAACTCGGCGCTGGACCTGGTGTTGAACCATGGGGCGGTGGAGCTGGGCAAGACCGCGCTGGAACAACCGTCCATGGCGATCTACCAGCTGCTTGAGCATTACCCGGCGTCGAAAGTCGTCATCGGTGTGTCGATCTTTGTGGGCTTCGTGCTGTTCCTGACGCCAGCGGATTCCGGCGCGGTGATGATGGCCAACCTGTCGTGCACAGGCGGCAATGTAGATGAAGACGCGCCGCACTGGTTGCGGATCTTCTGGTCGGCGGTGATCACCCTGGTGACCATCGGCCTGCTGTTCGCCGGCAACTTCGAAGCCATGCAGACCATGGTGGTGCTGGCGGGGTTGCCGTTCTCGGTGGTGCTGATCTGCTTTATGTTCGGCCTGCACAAAGCGATGCGCCAGGACGTGGCCATCGAACAGGAGCAGGCGCAACTGGCTGAACGCGGACGTCGTGGGTTCAGCGAGCGACTGACCGCACTGGACCTGCAACCGAGCCAGGGCACCGTGCAGCGCTTTATGGACAAGCACGTGACGCCGGCGTTGGAAGAAGCGGCGGTTGCGTTGCGTGAGCAGGGGCTGGAAGTGCAGACGCTGCTGGGCAAATCCAGGCGCTGCATCGGTGTGCGGATCGAGATGGAGGAGGGCAACCCGTTTGTCTACGAAGTCAGCCTGGATGCCTACTCGTCGGCGCCCAATGATCTGCCTGAAGAAGAGCGCACGCGTTATTACCGTGCCGAGGTGTACCTGCACAACGGGCCTCAGGAATACGACCTGATGGGCTTCACCCAGGAGCAGATCACCCGGGATGTGCTCGATCAGTTTGAAAGCCATCGGCAGCTCCTCGGCCGGGTCTATAGCTGA
- the betB gene encoding betaine-aldehyde dehydrogenase, with protein MARFELQKLYIDGGYSDAGSDATFEAINPANGEVLAQVQRATKEDVERAVVSAEKGQKIWAAMTAMERSRILRRAVDILRERNDELAALETLDTGKAFSETKYVDIVTGADVLEYYAGLVPAIEGEQIPLRDTSFVYTRREPLGVVAGIGAWNYPIQIALWKSAPALAAGNAMIFKPSEVTSLTTLKLAEIYTEAGVPAGVFNVLTGSGREVGTWLTEHPRIEKVSFTGGTDTGKKVMASASSSSLKEVTMELGGKSPLIVFEDADLDRAADIAMMANFYSSGQVCTNGTRVFVPKHLQAAFEAKILERVARIRVGDPQDDNTNFGPLVSFAHMESVLGYIAKGKEQGARLLCGGDRLTDGDLAKGAYVAATVFTDCTDDMTIVREEIFGPVMSILTYETEEEVIRRANDTDFGLAAGLVTRDLNRAHRVIHQLEAGICWINAWGESDAKMPVGGYKQSGVGRENGISSLNNFTRIKSVQVELGDYASVF; from the coding sequence ATGGCCCGTTTCGAACTGCAAAAACTCTACATTGACGGCGGCTACAGCGACGCTGGCAGCGATGCCACCTTCGAAGCCATCAACCCGGCTAACGGTGAAGTTCTCGCCCAAGTGCAACGCGCAACGAAGGAAGACGTTGAGCGCGCCGTGGTCAGCGCCGAAAAAGGCCAGAAAATCTGGGCCGCCATGACAGCCATGGAGCGTTCGCGCATCCTGCGTCGCGCCGTCGACATCCTGCGCGAGCGCAACGATGAGCTGGCCGCCCTGGAAACCCTGGACACCGGCAAGGCGTTCTCCGAAACCAAATACGTCGACATCGTCACCGGCGCCGACGTGCTGGAGTACTACGCGGGCCTGGTGCCGGCCATCGAAGGCGAGCAGATTCCGCTGCGTGACACCTCCTTCGTCTACACCCGCCGCGAGCCGCTGGGCGTGGTCGCCGGTATCGGCGCGTGGAACTACCCGATCCAGATCGCCCTGTGGAAATCCGCACCGGCCCTGGCCGCCGGTAACGCGATGATCTTCAAGCCCAGCGAAGTCACCTCGCTGACCACCCTGAAACTGGCCGAGATCTACACCGAAGCCGGCGTTCCGGCCGGTGTGTTCAACGTCCTGACCGGCAGCGGCCGTGAAGTCGGCACCTGGCTGACCGAGCACCCGCGCATCGAGAAAGTCTCATTCACCGGCGGCACCGACACCGGCAAGAAAGTCATGGCCAGCGCTTCGAGCTCCTCGCTCAAGGAAGTGACCATGGAACTGGGCGGCAAGTCGCCGCTGATCGTGTTCGAAGACGCCGACCTGGATCGCGCCGCCGACATCGCGATGATGGCCAACTTCTACAGCTCCGGCCAGGTCTGCACCAACGGCACCCGCGTGTTCGTGCCCAAGCACCTGCAGGCGGCGTTCGAAGCGAAGATCCTTGAACGTGTGGCGCGCATCCGTGTGGGCGACCCGCAGGACGACAACACCAACTTCGGCCCGCTGGTCAGTTTCGCCCACATGGAGAGCGTGCTGGGCTACATCGCCAAAGGTAAAGAGCAAGGCGCACGCCTGCTGTGCGGCGGCGACCGCTTGACCGACGGCGACCTGGCCAAAGGCGCCTACGTGGCTGCGACGGTGTTCACCGACTGCACCGACGACATGACCATCGTGCGTGAAGAAATCTTCGGCCCGGTGATGAGCATCCTCACCTATGAAACCGAGGAAGAAGTGATCCGTCGCGCCAACGACACCGACTTCGGCCTGGCCGCCGGCCTTGTAACCCGCGACCTGAACCGCGCCCACCGCGTGATTCATCAGCTGGAAGCGGGGATCTGCTGGATCAACGCCTGGGGCGAGTCCGACGCCAAGATGCCGGTCGGCGGCTACAAGCAATCGGGTGTGGGTCGTGAGAACGGGATCAGCTCGCTGAACAACTTCACCCGGATCAAATCGGTACAGGTTGAGTTGGGTGATTACGCCTCGGTGTTCTAA
- the choW gene encoding choline ABC transporter permease subunit — translation MLTEQKIPLGQYIAAFVDWLTQHGANYFDAIASTLETMIHGVTFALTWFNPLALIGLIALLAHFIQRKWGLTVFVIASFLLILNLGYWQETMETLAQVLFATLVCVVIGVPLGIVAAHKPMFYTMMRPVLDLMQTVPTFVYLIPTLTLFGLGVVPGLISTVVFAIAAPIRLTYLGIRDVPQELMDAGKAFGCSRRQLLSRIELPHAMPSIAAGITQCIMLSLSMVVIAALVGADGLGKPVVNALNTADIALGFEAGLAIVLLAIMLDRICKQPDAKVGGDA, via the coding sequence ATGCTGACTGAACAGAAAATCCCACTAGGCCAGTACATCGCTGCCTTCGTCGACTGGTTGACCCAACACGGTGCCAACTACTTCGACGCAATCGCATCGACACTGGAAACGATGATCCACGGCGTGACGTTTGCGCTGACCTGGTTCAATCCGCTGGCATTGATCGGTCTGATTGCGCTGCTGGCTCACTTTATCCAACGCAAATGGGGCCTGACGGTGTTCGTCATTGCCTCCTTCCTGCTGATCCTCAACCTGGGGTACTGGCAGGAAACCATGGAAACCCTCGCCCAGGTGCTGTTCGCTACCCTGGTCTGCGTGGTCATCGGCGTGCCGCTGGGCATCGTTGCCGCGCACAAGCCGATGTTCTACACCATGATGCGGCCGGTACTCGATCTGATGCAGACCGTACCGACCTTCGTCTACCTCATCCCTACCCTGACCCTCTTCGGGCTGGGTGTGGTGCCCGGACTGATTTCCACGGTGGTGTTCGCGATTGCCGCGCCGATCCGCCTGACCTACCTGGGTATCCGCGACGTACCGCAGGAATTGATGGACGCCGGCAAGGCCTTCGGTTGCTCGCGCCGTCAGTTGCTCTCGCGCATTGAACTGCCCCACGCCATGCCGAGCATTGCCGCCGGTATTACCCAATGCATCATGCTGTCGTTGTCGATGGTGGTGATCGCCGCACTGGTCGGCGCCGATGGCCTCGGCAAGCCGGTGGTCAACGCGCTGAACACCGCTGACATCGCCCTGGGCTTTGAAGCCGGCCTTGCGATCGTGCTGCTGGCCATCATGCTCGACCGTATCTGCAAACAACCCGACGCCAAAGTAGGGGGTGATGCATGA
- the choV gene encoding choline ABC transporter ATP-binding protein, whose product MSIIRFDNVDVIFSKDPREALKLLDQGMSRNEILKKTGQIVGVEKASLDVEKGEICVLMGLSGSGKSSLLRCINGLNTVSRGQLFVEHEGRQIDIASCTPAELKMMRTKRIAMVFQKFALMPWLTVRENISFGLEMQGRPEKERRTLVDEKLELVGLTQWRNKKPDELSGGMQQRVGLARALAMDADILLMDEPFSALDPLIRQGLQDELLELQRKLSKTIVFVSHDLDEALKLGSRIAIMKDGKIIQYSVPEDIVLNPADDYVRTFVAHTNPLNVLCGRSLMRTLDNCTRVNGSVCLDPGGDSWLDLAEGNTIQGARQNGVAMNLQNWAPGQAVEGLGRVPTLVDSNIGMRDALQIRYQTGNKLVLHDNNKVVGILGDSELYHALLGKNLG is encoded by the coding sequence ATGAGCATTATCCGATTCGACAATGTCGACGTGATCTTCTCCAAAGACCCACGCGAAGCGCTCAAGCTGCTGGACCAGGGCATGAGCCGCAATGAGATCCTGAAAAAGACCGGCCAGATCGTCGGCGTGGAAAAAGCCAGCCTGGATGTCGAGAAAGGCGAGATCTGCGTGCTGATGGGCCTGTCGGGCTCGGGCAAATCCAGTCTTCTGCGCTGCATCAACGGCCTCAACACGGTCAGCCGTGGCCAACTGTTTGTGGAACATGAAGGTCGTCAGATCGACATCGCGTCCTGCACCCCGGCCGAGCTGAAAATGATGCGCACCAAACGCATCGCCATGGTGTTCCAGAAGTTCGCGCTGATGCCCTGGCTGACGGTGCGCGAAAACATCAGCTTCGGCCTGGAGATGCAGGGCCGCCCGGAAAAGGAACGGCGCACGCTGGTCGACGAAAAACTCGAGCTGGTGGGCCTGACCCAATGGCGCAACAAGAAGCCGGACGAACTCTCCGGCGGCATGCAGCAGCGCGTCGGCCTGGCCCGCGCGTTGGCGATGGACGCCGACATTCTGCTGATGGACGAACCCTTCTCCGCCCTCGACCCGCTGATTCGCCAAGGTCTGCAGGATGAACTGCTGGAACTGCAGCGCAAGCTGAGCAAGACCATCGTGTTTGTGAGCCATGACCTCGACGAGGCGCTGAAACTCGGCAGTCGTATCGCGATCATGAAAGACGGCAAGATCATCCAGTACAGCGTGCCGGAAGACATCGTGCTGAACCCGGCGGACGACTATGTGCGTACCTTCGTCGCCCACACCAATCCGCTGAACGTGCTGTGCGGGCGCAGCCTGATGCGTACGCTGGACAACTGCACGCGGGTGAACGGTTCGGTCTGCCTGGACCCGGGCGGCGACTCGTGGCTGGACCTGGCCGAAGGCAACACCATCCAGGGTGCGCGCCAGAATGGCGTGGCGATGAACCTGCAGAACTGGGCGCCGGGACAAGCGGTGGAAGGGCTGGGCCGGGTGCCGACCCTGGTGGACTCCAATATCGGCATGCGCGATGCGCTGCAGATCCGGTATCAAACGGGGAACAAGCTGGTGCTGCATGACAACAACAAGGTGGTGGGAATCCTCGGCGACAGCGAGCTCTACCATGCCCTGCTGGGCAAAAACCTGGGTTAG
- the betI gene encoding transcriptional regulator BetI produces MPKVGMQPIRRQQLIEATMTAIDQVGMGDASIALIARLAGVSNGIISHYFRDKNGLIAATMQYLMSVLMENIHTRRQALKDDSPRAHLQVIVAGNFDASQVNGPAMKTWLAFWASSMHHPSLHRLQRINDQRLYSNLCCQFRRALPLPEARSAARGLAALIDGLWLRGALSGDAFDTEQAQRIAHEYMDFQLAKQVSQST; encoded by the coding sequence ATGCCCAAGGTCGGTATGCAACCCATACGCCGCCAGCAGTTGATCGAAGCCACGATGACGGCCATTGATCAAGTCGGAATGGGAGATGCCAGCATTGCGCTGATCGCCCGTTTGGCAGGCGTCTCGAACGGCATCATCAGTCACTACTTTCGGGACAAGAACGGCCTGATCGCGGCGACGATGCAGTATTTGATGAGTGTGCTGATGGAAAACATCCACACACGTCGACAAGCGTTGAAGGATGACAGCCCGCGCGCCCACCTCCAGGTGATCGTCGCCGGCAACTTCGACGCCAGCCAGGTCAACGGCCCGGCAATGAAAACCTGGCTGGCCTTCTGGGCCTCCAGCATGCACCACCCGTCTTTGCACAGGTTGCAGCGGATCAACGATCAGCGTCTGTATTCCAACCTGTGCTGCCAGTTCCGCCGTGCGCTGCCGTTGCCCGAAGCACGCAGCGCAGCCCGAGGCCTGGCGGCCCTGATCGACGGTTTGTGGTTGCGCGGTGCCCTGTCGGGAGACGCTTTCGACACGGAGCAGGCGCAACGCATTGCTCACGAATACATGGATTTCCAATTGGCCAAGCAGGTGAGTCAGAGCACATAA